In Acanthochromis polyacanthus isolate Apoly-LR-REF ecotype Palm Island chromosome 9, KAUST_Apoly_ChrSc, whole genome shotgun sequence, the DNA window aaaaactgagtgcacaattaaataaaaaactgagTTTTCCGTCACCTCAGCTGGTTCCTTAAATGCATCACTAACATGGGATTGAATCAACATTAactcaaatgagacaaaaacaaaaacaagacttagaaacacattaaaagtcACTTATTGTTACATCTTCATGCAGCTGTTGAATTCAAAAATTGTTTCTGAGAagctaaaatgtgaaaacatggaaatatttacaataaatgttGTTCTGATTTCATGTCCAAAATAAGTCAGAAAACTTGTCAGGAAAAACATAAACCTCCATGAAACATCACTTATTGTGTCCTGATGCTTTAGAATAAGACTCAAAATGTTGCTGCAGAAATGAAAGTCATTTTTAGTGAAGAAAGTCAAAgatgagcagaagaagaaatgagaAGATCAACAAGTGCTGACAGTCACTGTTTGGTTGACAGTTGATCTCTGTGCAgtgtagaaataaaacaacaatgagcTGTGAGCAACAATGATGGAGACTAAATGAGGGAAAGAATCAAAGACACAATCAGACTCACTGCACCTTCAGTCACCTCTGTCTACTTCAGTTTACACAACTCAGCACTTGTATCAATACTAACCCAAAGTCCAGCATGTATCTgctcagtgaatgtggtctggactctgtggaggagagtcatggtttcagagacgctgtagaaggacagaataCCTGCACTGTGATCCAGGTACACTCCAACTCTGGAGGACCGAGGACCTGAGACGGGAGTTTGGATGTTGTTGTACCAAAATTTATAACTGTTTGGGGAACAATATAATGCCCAAGATTTGTCATTATATCCAAATACATGTTCAATCCCACTTTCTGTTCTGCTGACATTCTTGTACGCGACTGATACATAAACTattcctctccactccacctcccagtaacaacgtccagtcagactctctCTACTCAGGACCTGAAGATTTCGAGtgaatctgtctggatgatcagaaTAAGACTGTTGTTGACCCATATTTGATACTTTTCTGTTCCCTTCAGATAATAACAGGTTtctgtgtgctgtgtttggatccagagtGATTCGACGTGAATACTTCAAGAATCCAGCTCTGGTCTTTGGCTCTGCTTGTGAATCTGACAGTGAAACATCCACTTGAGTCCCTGTCACTGAGATCTTTGTCCATGTGTCCCTCACAATGTCCTGTAGATGATCTCTGAGCTCtgacacagctgctgtcaccTCCTCAAAGTGTCTCAGAGGACGGATGTCCATGCTGGATGAGTGTGTGGACTCACTGAGTGCTGACACTGAGGGGTAGTTGTGGAGAAACTGGTTGTGATCCTCTGTGTGTGAgagctgcttcagctcagcGTCTTTCCTCTTCAGCTCTCTCatctcctgctccagcttctccttcaGCTCTTTCACTCCACTCACTTCAGTCTCCTGCTgggatctgatctgctgctccacatctCGGCTTGTTTTCTGGATCAGATGGATGATGTGGGTGAACATCTCCTCACTGTCCTTCACTGCTTTATCAGCAGAGCCATTGATGGCCTCCAGCTGCTGTTGGAGCAGCTTcacatctttctctctgtcctggattctctgctggatgttttgtcgactcacctccagctctctctgcctctccgtcctttctgctgcagctgagactGTGTCGTGGCCTTTATGTTCCTCTACAGAGCAGAGATAACAGATAGACTGCTGATCAGTGCGGCAGAACATCTTCTTCACCTCATCGTGGagagagcagatgttctcctggagcTTCTTGGAGGGCTCCACCAGCTTGTGTTTCTGGAACTGAGGCACATCATAGTGAGGCTGAAGGTGTTTCTCACAGAAAGAGGCCAGACAGAATAAACAGGACTTGAAGGCTTTCAGTTTCCTCCCAGTGCAgacatcacaggacacatctTCATCTCCAGCATAGcagtgatcagcagcagcagcttggagtccagtcttcttcagctcctccactaAAACTGCTAACATGGTGTTTTTCATCAGGACAGGCCTCGGTGTGAAGGTCTGCCTACACTGAGGGCAGCTGTAGATTCTCTTCTCATCCTCTCCATCCCAGTGGGCTTTAATACACTTCATGCAGTAGTTGTGTCCACAGGAAAGAGTCACCGGATCCTTCAGTAGATCCAGACAGACGGAACAAGAGAAGGTTTCTCGGTCCAGCTGAACTCCTTTCTCAGCCATTTCTCCTCTCACTAACAGCGACTGTGTGAGTTTGACTTCCTCCTTCCTGAAACTAGTGTGAGCTCTGATCTACAAATCACGTGTTCCTGCAGTGAACGGGGCCTGTCAGCTCTTCCACGTCACCACATGTTGGTTCCACCCATGTTCAAGGTGCAGATCTGAAGGGGAGGAAACCAGGAAATgtgtggacagagtggagctgctgtgtttgggagcaggaagaagaggagggttATCAGGCTGAGATTCATTccaggaagaggagagagacgCTGAGTGTTGAACCTTTTCACAGCAGAGCTCATTTCTCATTGAACCCTCAGTTTGAAAAAGTTACACAGATTTCTTGAATGATAAAAATATGCTAATCATAAATACTGTCATGAAAATATTATAAAGATTATTTGAACTTTTACTGAGTCACTTTTGAACCAACAACGATCCTGATCAAAACTGacaaatttaaccctttaagcttcagtcaattccagccgtgttcagtacaaaaaatcgctaatattctatttttaaataaaaaaaaatacgaaaaatacagggaatattggacgcacatcgcgaggtgcatttccttgaaaatgaccgattcggggattttataccgacttcaggacatgttttggataaaatagtttactggcttgtgtgaTGTGGATgttaaaggttggattatggcagTTTAtggtggaatctttttttgtgtgtaataataaacccggaaatgtgagtcgcgctgtgtgtgttgaagccgtgtatagagaacggatggatgaatattcgtttttgtcggacaaatgtgtttttctcacccgctgtggtaatcgcatctgaaagtggtttataccggcggattcatgagaatctaagctttccatcggcgtatagtgtttgtataatcgtgtttgcagccgtcggacattcttgaaattcctatgcaaattagtaagtgtaccgccggcggtacactgaagcttattaaccctttaaatgcCAGTTTGTTTACATAATGTCACCATTGCTGTTTTTCAAATGACTAAGACATAAATTTAATATTGTTTAATATGTTTGATTGTGAGTAAAAACATCTTTCTTTTGATTATCACAATCTGAAACATGAATGATTATTGACATTAATTCTGGTGTATTATTAACAACTTAACTGAGGCTCAGGACCTTAAGAACATAAAAATGAtatctttcttttgtcatttctattatttttcaGCTGTCACATAGTTAAATTAAAGAACAACATCTGTTTTGAATATCGGTAATCCTAACCCTCAGGCTGCAAAACCAATTCATGTCTGACAGTcggctgcagagctgctgctcctccaggTTCCTcatacagtttttattttcttctcccCTTGACCACAAAACAATCTGGTCCTTTGACCCGTGTCAGTGACGGTCAGGCAGAGAGGACTCGCTACAGGAAACCTCAGTGTTGCTGTGGTTTGTTTGTCCCCCAGACTCTCCAAACCAGACCGTTTTCATCCATGTTTGTCTCCAAAAAGTCTGTTCAgagttgtttgatttttttttcaagcattaACCCCAGGATCTGAACTGTTAAATACATGATGGGTCAAGCTAGAAAGTTACAGctgcttacacacacacacacacacacacacacacacacacacacacacacacacacacacacacacacacacacactaatgtttgtttttctataccggtggggacttaccattgactcccattcatatctaactcctaatccataccctaaccctaaccttaaccatcaccaaatcaatgcctaaccctaaacaaacgtttttgcacttttacattttttattaacaacaatatggccaagaaaacggtgttgccacccgtggggacctcatattaggtccccaccgtaagacaagtccccacctttatatcaaatagtcaggtcaaagtccccacctgtatagcagaaacaagtacacacacacacacacacacacacacacacacacacacacacacacacacacatatcagtACAAAGAGtattttcacacaaacacacaccaaacagAGAGATTCGGCTTTGCTTCACAGTATATATTTCCTTAAAAAGGTCACAATTAATTGAACTGAAACTGCTAACTGAAGCCTGTTTAAGGGTGGAAACCATAATATTCCTCCCTATGACATACCACCAGTCACTGCATCACATCACAGCTAACAAAGGAATAGAactgacagagcagaaagagggTGCTGGAAGGATTCTTTTTGCAGGGTGCGTTTCATGGAGATTGGATGGATCGTGCGTCaagagaaataataataataataatgctaataactttatttgtataccacctttcagaagaacattcaAAAAGTGCTTTGACTGGTTGAACATAGtgataaaagagaaataaaagagaactttACTGGAAGGCGAGTCTATAAAAGCAGGTTTTAagaagcaatttaaaaaaaattactgattCTGCGAGCCTTACCTCCTTAGACAGGTTGTTCCAAAGCTGAGGGACCCTGATGGAGAAGGGACGAACAGGGTTAGCATGTCTAAAATACAGCCAGGGGCAAGGCCCTGGCAAGCTCTAAAAGTGATCagcaaaatcttaaaatcaattcttaAATGGAtagggagccagtggagggaagCTAGAACAGGGGAGATGTGCTGTCATCTGTAAAAACCAGTCAGAAGCCTCGCTGCTGTGTTCTTGACCAGTTGGAGGCGGGAGAGGGATTTTTGTGCAATACCCGACTAAGGGAGTTGCAGTAATCAAGATGAGAAAAAACGAGGGCATGGATGATTTTTTGAAGTTCTGACTGAGGGGagattgatttgattttggcaatGGTTCTTATCTCGAGGTCAGGATTGGATGactttcaattcaatttcaatacaattttatttatatagcgtcaattacagtcaaattgtctcaagacgctttacagaacccatatgcctgacccccagagcaagcccaaaggcgacagtggcaaggaaaacacccttttaacagggaaaaaacctcgagcagaacccggctctatataggggggacccatctgcctgctggctgggcgggttgagagggacagaggagagCAAGGGGGgggggatgggagaagagggagggggtgggaaagcaaggaaaacacaacacacatttggatacatgtacacaaacaaagtataagctaacattgaaaactgactcatagtttactcttatgatgtacgcctctgacattaaacatactccatatatagctagcagtaaaattcaaacagtatgtaagttagcataacaagtatagtgaaggcgatgcagagttgactggtggaaaaggggagttggaagcggattgctggaggaaggtcagcggcagcatcccacagtggacatggtggagactggaccactAGACTTTGTTGATGTGGGGCGTGAAACTGAGGTCAGAATCAAATAGGATGCCTAGATTTCTGGCAGTGGGCTTTACCTTTGTGAATAGTGGACTGAGGATGTTGGCGGTGTGGCTGTTGTTGGGATTTGTAGGACAGAACAGTATGAGTTCAGATTTGGAGTTGTTTAATTGTAAAAAGTTTTGTGCCCTCCAACAGCTTATTTcttcaaaacagttaaaaacagaTGCTAGGCTTTCAGCAGGTCTCAGCGGGAGGTATATCTGTGTGTTGTCCGCATAGCAATGAAAAGAAACATTGTGACGCATGATAATTTGACTGAGCAAGAACATATAAATAGAGAATAAAATTGGACCTAAAATTGAACCTTGCGGTACACCACAAGTAGTAGGagctgaggaggaagaggggctACCTATGGTGACCAAAAAGGGTCTGTTTAAAAGATAAGAATAAAGGGACATATATGTACACCAAATGATGGGAGAACTGAGTCTAAACCACGGTTTGTCCCCACCTCATAGCCAATCACAATTCAATATTTGAATTATATGTTTATGTTATGTAGACAATCACATGGAACCATACTGTATAAGATGTTGCATTCATATCAGACTTTATCTTTTTCTGGGAGGCTCTTCCAAAAAGAAAGGGTCCCTGATAAAGGTTTTTGAGACACTGATATTAGAAAATAAACGCCTTAATTTGAAAGCTGTAGTTTGTTCTCAAACAGCAAGCACACGATCTCACAGAGTTTCTGATGTGGTTCATTTTCACCCCTTCTTTGCATTTATTGAGTCAAATTTGATAGAGAGGGAATCACAGAGAGAATTCAACAATAAAAGCAAGTTTTCCAGCAGAGTTTATGTGAGTTTCTTAAACTGAGACTGAAATGACCCTTGTGGAACTGTTAATTTCCTTCAGCAGCGtctgtctgttttatttgcatatgaaatctgttttattgtccTCTGATGAGACATTCGGCTCTGTGGCATTTAGAAAACACAAGTTTGCACAATCAATTCCATGTGGCAAACACGCTGGGAGAAAATCGAGAGACAGCACGACAAAACATTGCGTATTTGTTCGTATTTGTTTAGGAACGGCAATGTGGGTAGCAGCAATTAAACACGGCGACATCCATTGTCTTTTCTTTGAATCGTCCCATCAGCTTTAAAGAAGTTAGAAACACTTCTCTAATTATTGGAGAAGCCAGTAATTAAATTCAATCTGTATTAGTCATCTGCTGAAGCTTTGCTCTCACTAAGAGGTGCCCTGGAGAGTGTTCATCATTCAGAAAgtcaagaaacaaaacattctcctaagcaaaatgcacaaaaagcaGATGAAAGCAAGAAATGTTTGAGCAACACTGACAGACTGGCATGAGTGGGCATTTTTCTCTCTACTTAAATCTATAAAAAGCTATATAATGCTATACTGGATGGGCACACGGGGTGAGGAAGATCTATTCATTCTCACGGTTCAGACATTCTACATTGAAAGGGTTTTTGTAAAAGGTGCAGAAAAGATGGACAATAAATACAGCTTGAAATTACAAAACAGAATACAGACATATGCACAGGCTGCA includes these proteins:
- the LOC127535344 gene encoding tripartite motif-containing protein 16-like; translation: MAEKGVQLDRETFSCSVCLDLLKDPVTLSCGHNYCMKCIKAHWDGEDEKRIYSCPQCRQTFTPRPVLMKNTMLAVLVEELKKTGLQAAAADHCYAGDEDVSCDVCTGRKLKAFKSCLFCLASFCEKHLQPHYDVPQFQKHKLVEPSKKLQENICSLHDEVKKMFCRTDQQSICYLCSVEEHKGHDTVSAAAERTERQRELEVSRQNIQQRIQDREKDVKLLQQQLEAINGSADKAVKDSEEMFTHIIHLIQKTSRDVEQQIRSQQETEVSGVKELKEKLEQEMRELKRKDAELKQLSHTEDHNQFLHNYPSVSALSESTHSSSMDIRPLRHFEEVTAAVSELRDHLQDIVRDTWTKISVTGTQVDVSLSDSQAEPKTRAGFLKYSRRITLDPNTAHRNLLLSEGNRKVSNMGQQQSYSDHPDRFTRNLQVLSRESLTGRCYWEVEWRGIVYVSVAYKNVSRTESGIEHVFGYNDKSWALYCSPNSYKFWYNNIQTPVSGPRSSRVGVYLDHSAGILSFYSVSETMTLLHRVQTTFTEQIHAGLWVSIDTSAELCKLK